One Archangium violaceum genomic window, CGTCGTCGCCGTCAAGGGCACCTTCCGCATGAACGGCTCCGGCGAACCCCAACTGGCGGACGTGCAACGTCCGGTGGCCTACACGGACGAGCACCATGGGGCCCCCGAAACGACGAGCCTCCTCCGGGAGAATGACTTCGCATTGACGAAGCCCCTGGTGGACGTCCTCGTGCAGGGCCACGCCGTCGCACCCCACGGGCGCGCGACGGAGGCGATGTTGGTGCGCGTGGAGATGCCGGGCCGGCACAAGGACCTCCGCGTTATGGGAGACCGCCATTGGGACAAGGGGCTGATGGGCGTGAAGCCCACGCCTCCCAAGCTCTTTGTCCGCATGCCCCTGCGCTACGAGCTCGCCTTCGGCGGAGTGGATACCTCCCACCCGGAGCCGAAGCACCACGGTGCGGAGCTGCGCAACCCGGTGGGCCGGGGCTTCCGGCAGAACCCTCGCGCCGCGGATGCGGTGGGGACGCCACTGCCCAACCTGGAGCACCCCCGGCACTTCCTGGACAGGTGGGATGGAAAGACAGTGCCGGTGGGCTTCGGCCCGGTGGGCCGTGGCTGGCAGCCTCGCCTCGCCCACGCCGGCACCTACGACGAGCGCTGGCTGGCGGAAGACTACCCCTTCCTTCCCCGGGACTTCAGCCCGCGCTACTTCCAGTGCGCGCCCGAGGACCAGCAACTGCCGGCCCTGCGCGGCGGCGACGTGTTCCGCTGCCTGGGCCTCACCGAGTCCGGCCCCTGGACGGTGACGCTGCCGCGCCTCCAGGTGCCTGTGGCCTTCCGCTTCCGCGAGTCCGACGTCAGCGCCGAGGCAAGAATAGACACGGTGCTGCTCGACGCGGACGCGCGCGAGGTGGTGGTGACGTGGCGGGCCACCGTGCCGCTGGGCAAGAAGCTCTCTCACCTACGCGAGGTGCAGGTGGGCGTGCCACGCCCGAGCGCAAAGGAAGGGCCGGTGCGGTACCTGCGCGGCAAGCCCTACTTCCGAGGGCTGGGCGCGCTGGTCTCCTGGAGGCAGCGCCCGCGGCGGACGGGAGGGGCGTCATGAGCGCCACGCCCCTGTGCGTCGCCGCCGCGGGCATGGCCTGCCCGCTGGGACTGAGCGCCGAGTCGGCCGGTGCCGCCCTGCGTGCGCGGATGAATCGCTTCAAGCGGAGCCGCTACCACGACGACGACGGGGCGCCCATGGTCCTCTCGGAGTTGTCGACGCTCGCCCCTGAGTTGCGGCGTGAGGAGCGCGTCCTGGGGCTGCTGGGCATGGCAGTGGCAAGCGCCGTGCGGGGCCTCGAGGGAGCCGAGCTCGCCCACCTGCCCTTGCTGGTGGGCACGTCCACCCCGAAGCGTCCAGGCGGCGTCCCGGAGGTATTCCCCCGGGCACTCGAGCACCTTGGGCAGGCCCATGGGCTTCGCCTGGAGGGCACCTTGTCTCGAAGTCTGGCCCAGGGGAATACGGCAGGACTCCGGGCGCTCGCCGAAGCCCGGCTCCTGCTGGCCCGGCACCCGCGGCTTCCCGGCTGCCTGGTGGCCGCGGTGGATAGCTTCATCAACGCCTCGAGTCTCGACGGACTGCTGCGGCAGGGGAGGCTGCTGCGCCCGGACAACTCGGACGGAGTCATTCCCGGCGAGGCCGCCGCCTGCCTCCTGGTGACGCGCAGGCCGCGTCGCGACGACGCATGCCCCCTGCGACTGGCGGGCCTCGGCTTCGGCCAGGAGCGGGCCACGCTGCAGTCGGACGAGCCGCTGCGCGGGCTGGGCCTTGCGCAGGCCTACCGGGAAGCCCTGGCTGAGGGCGGGGTGGACGTCGCTGAGGTGGACTTCCGCGTCGCTGACGCCTCCGGCGAGGGCTATGGCTTCAAGGAGCTCTCCCTGGCCCTCTCTCGGCTGCTGCACAAGCGCAGGGAGTCCACGCCGCTGTGGCTTCCGGCGGAGTCCCTGGGGGAGACAGGGGCGGCCTCGGGCCTGGTGGCCCTGGCGTGGGCCTCGGTGGCCATGCGCCACGGGTATGCGCCCGGCCCCCGAGTCCTCATCTCCACGTCCGACTCGGCCGGGGGGAGAGCAGCGGTACTCTTGCGCGGTCCTGACACGTACACTCCACGAGGGATGCCCTGATGAAGGTCTATGCCAATGGCAACGAGGTGGCCTGCGCCGACGGGGACGGGAAGGTGGTGGCGGCCTTCCCGGACGTGTGCATGAGTCCTCCCCCACCACCCGCGGGGCCGGTACCGGTGCCCTACCCGAACACCTCCTTCTCCCGGGACATGAAGCAGGGCAGCAAGCGCGTCACCATCAACGGCAAGCCCGTCATGTTGAGGGACCAGTCGTATTACGCGACGTCTCCTCTGGGGAACGAGGCCGCTACCCGCAACTTCGGAGCGGGCATCATCTCCCATCAGATTACGGGGAAGACGCACTTCATCTCCTGGTCGATGGATGTCCATGTCGAGGGCAAGAATGTCCCGAGGCATATTGACCTTACGACTTCCAACCACGGCAGCAACGCGAACAACGCCGTCCCCACCCCCAACCTCGCGCAGAGCGCCACGAGCAGTCCGGGCCAGGTCACCTTCAACGCCTGCCCGTGTTGCAATGGGCCCCTGCACGAGAATCAGAAGGATCCGGTGACGGGGCAACCCTTCGAGACCATTCCGGAGATGGAGTTCTACGGGCGTATCGCGCAATACCGGATGAATCGACGTGCGGAGATGCAAGGCATCCTCCAGCAGGCTGCGGAGGGCAAGCTTCCGATGCCTCGCTGGGCGAACATGCCCGACCCGAAGTCCGGCCTGCCCATCAAGGACAACATCATCCGCATGGGAGACGAGTGCGAGCGCGACTTCAAGAAGCTCCAGGGTAACCGTTCACCGCCTTGGCCTGGTTGAAGAGGAGCCGGGCACGAGGTGACCGGAGACGTGGTGCTGGACAAGAGGACGTCTGGCGTGGTGTAGCCAGGGCATGGTGCAGGTGGATGCCCGAGACGTGCAGATAGCGCAGCTGGAGAAGAGGCTGGAAGCAGCGCTGGAGCGTATCGCGCAGCTGGAGGAGGAGAATGCGAAGCTGCGCGAGGAGAATGCGAAGCTGCGCGAGGAGAATCGACAGCTCAAGGAGCGGCTGGGGCTCAACTCGAGCAACTCCTCCAAGTCACCCTCCTCGGATGCACCCGGCACCCGGCGCCAGCGCAAGAGGCCCACGGGCCGGCGTCCCGGGGGCCAGCCTGGACACAAGAAGCATGAGCGCGCGCTGCTGCCGCCCGAGCAGGTGCAGCACGTCGTGGAGTTGGTGCCCCAGGAGTGCAGGGGTTGCAAGCGACGGCTGCGGGGGCAGGACAGCGCGCCCCGGCGGCATCAGGTGGTGGAGGTGCCGCCCCTGTCGGCCATTGTCACCGAGTACCGCTGCCATGCACTGCAGTGCCCTGACTGCGGGGTAGTGACTCGAGGGGAGGTGCCCGCGCATGCGCGCAGCGTCTTCGGCGACCGGCTCGCGGCGCTCGCCTCGTTGCTGGTGGGTAAGTACCGCCTGTCCAAACGACTGGTGAAGGACGCCTTGTCGGACATGCTGGGTGTGGAGTTGTCGGTGGGCAGCGTCAGCAACCTGGAGGGTGAAATCTCGCAGGCGCTCGCGCCAGCGACGGCCGAAGCCCTTGCCTCCGTACGCGCCTCGGAGGCGGTCAACGCCGACGAGACGGGATTCACGCAGGGACGAGAGGGTGGCCGGGCCGCTCGCGCCTGGCTGTGGGTGGTGGCCACGGCGCTGGTGGTGGTGTTCCACATCGCCACAAGCCGCGGCGGCAAGGTGGCCCGCCAGTTGCTCGGCGCGGACTTCTCAGCCCACCATATTCGCGACGACTGGCTCAAGACATGCATGAAGGCTGAGGTCGAGCGCGTTGGGTTGAGTTATCGGGCACAAGGCAGAGGAAGCCCGCCCCGGGGCAGCGGGTAGCAAGCAGGAGGAGATGGAGAGGGGAGTGGGGAGAGTGCGACACGTGAGCTGCAATTGACTCCAGGCAGCTACGTGATTTGCGCTGTGCTCAGCGAGCCCAGCTTCGTCCACAGCTTCTGCCAGAGGCTGGCCGACTCCCGGCCAATGACCAGCACCACTCTTCTGGCGTGTAACAGCACCCGCGCGGCTACTTTGAGCACCCGCTCGCGCACACGGAGCAGCCCCAGCCCTCGCCCGTGGCCTGCTCCATCAGCACGCGCGCGGCGTGCACCAGGTTGTAGGCCAGGGCATTGAGCAACAGGCGTACCTCGTTGTTGGCGAAGGCGTCGATGGACACCGCGCGCTGGACGGGCGGCTGCCCCCGGTACTTGGACTTGGGCCGTCTGGCCGAGGAGAGCGCCGGGGCCAGCACGTCCATGAGCTCTCCGAAGTGGCCCTCCGCCGTGCCGCGTTGGCGGTAGTGCTCCAGCAGCGCCTGTGCCGGCATCTGCTCCTTGCTCCAGCTCGTCACCAGCCAGAAGGCGTGCGGGAAGAGCTCGTCCTTCCTCTCCAGCACTACCAACACCACGCGCCGCGCACGGCTCCAGCCCTGCGCCTGGTACTCCCATTCGTACAGGTGGGTGCCCGGCTCCCCTGCGGCACTCCCGAATTCATGAAGCGCGGCAGCGCCGCCTCCCGCTGCAACACGCTGGTGTTGCGCACGCGCGCCACGTAGGGCGTGCCTCGCTCCTCCAGCTTCGCCAGCAGCTTCTCCTCGGGAAAGCCCGCGTCGAAGCGCACCGCCGCCACCTCACACACCTCCTTCTCCACTCGCCCCAGCAACTCGTCGATGAATTCCAGCGCTCCATTGGCGCTGTGCACGTTTCCTCGCGCAACCTCACGTCCAGCAGGTCTCCCGTCTCGGCCAGACTGGCGACAATCGGGTGGTACATGCGTACTCCGTAGTGCCCGTTGTACGCGCTGCCCTCCTGGTGCCCATGCACCTCCACCGGCAACCCGTCCACGTCCACCGTCACCTGCTTGAGCTTCTGGCCCTTGGGCTGCTGCGCCCTCAGCCTCCGCCCCGTCTGCCACACCAGCGCCTCGTGCAGCACCTTCCGGTTTTCCTCTCGCGCCAACATGGCCGTCAGCCGCGACAAGGTGGGCTGTGAGGCCAACCCCTCCGCTCCCCCCTCTTTCCCCCTCAGCGGCACGCTGCTCTTGCTGTCCGACACCGCCAACCTCAACGCCGCGTCCCTCCTGAGCGCGTCCGCGTCGTCGTGGTCTCTCCACCCTTGCCCCAACAGCAGAAGGTCCGTGCGCACCAACTCCCTCAGCGAGTGGGTTATCCGCTTCTCGTCTCGCGTGTCCGTCAACATCTCCCCCAGCCAGCGCGTCAGCCCCAACCGCTCGTCCACCTCCCTCAGCAGCACCGCACCTGCCTCCGACGTCAACCGCTCCGCCCTCGCCTCCAGCTTCACGGAGCCGTTGAACTCCAGCCCGAAGTCGTTGAGGATTTCACCCATGACGCGCCTCCTGCCTTGTGGTGGTGGATGTCTGAACAACACCCCTCTACCACTCGGGAGGTCAGGCGCGTCACCCTCCTTTTCCGGTCATCCTCCTGCACCTCTCGTGAATAAGGCGGGCTCAGGCTTCCTCACCACTGACAGGTGGAGCGCCTACGAGTGGGTGGACGCGGGGCTGCGGCAGCTGTGTTGGGCCCACCTCACCCGCGACTTTCAGGGCTTCATCGACAGGGGAGGAAGGGGCGGGAAGATAGGCCGAGAGCTCATGCGCGAGCGCAACCGCTTCTTCAAGTGGTACCACCGCGTGCGCGACGGCACCCTGGCACGCGAGGATTTCGAAAAGCGCATGCGCGGTGTGGAACGCAGAGTCGGCCAACTGCTGCGCAAGGCAGCGCGGCGGGCGGAGAAGAAGACGGCCGGCATGGCCCGGGAAATCCTGAAGTGGGAGAAGTGCCTCTGGACGTTTGTCGATGTGCCTGGCCTGGAGCCCACCAACAACTTCGGCGAGCGCTGCATCCGGCACGCCGTCATGTACAGGAAGACGTCCTTCGGCACGCAGAGTGAGGAGGGCAGCCGTTTCGTGGAGCGCATCTTCACCGCCACCACCACCCTCAAGCTGCAGGGCCGTGACGTGCTCTCATTCCTGACCGATACCCTCGCCGCACACCGCCGCGGCCTGCGCGGGCCTTCTCTCCTCCCCTCCGCCCCCGTACCTCAGCTCGCTCTCACCGCCTGAGTTGGTGAACGGTTACGCTCCAGGAACTCCGACAGAAGCACCCCAACTGCCCCAACGTGCACAACCCTCCGGACCAGGGGTGTGGGGTTCATTTCAAGGTTCCCTATGCAGGACTGGCGGGCAACGCAAAGAGCTCTCAAAACTGGTCAGCTGTGCGAGACAGATCACTCAACGAGTGGAGAAACAAGGGACACAGCATTCCAAAAAACGACAAGGTAAACCACA contains:
- a CDS encoding DUF2169 family type VI secretion system accessory protein, with amino-acid sequence MQISENTTGMSAGLTVATDAGAREHCVVAVKGTFRMNGSGEPQLADVQRPVAYTDEHHGAPETTSLLRENDFALTKPLVDVLVQGHAVAPHGRATEAMLVRVEMPGRHKDLRVMGDRHWDKGLMGVKPTPPKLFVRMPLRYELAFGGVDTSHPEPKHHGAELRNPVGRGFRQNPRAADAVGTPLPNLEHPRHFLDRWDGKTVPVGFGPVGRGWQPRLAHAGTYDERWLAEDYPFLPRDFSPRYFQCAPEDQQLPALRGGDVFRCLGLTESGPWTVTLPRLQVPVAFRFRESDVSAEARIDTVLLDADAREVVVTWRATVPLGKKLSHLREVQVGVPRPSAKEGPVRYLRGKPYFRGLGALVSWRQRPRRTGGAS
- a CDS encoding transposase, producing MHSANGALEFIDELLGRVEKEVCEVAAVRFDAGFPEEKLLAKLEERGTPYVARVRNTSVLQREAALPRFMNSGVPQGSRAPTCTNGSTRRRAGAVRGAWCW
- a CDS encoding PAAR-like domain-containing protein, translating into MKVYANGNEVACADGDGKVVAAFPDVCMSPPPPPAGPVPVPYPNTSFSRDMKQGSKRVTINGKPVMLRDQSYYATSPLGNEAATRNFGAGIISHQITGKTHFISWSMDVHVEGKNVPRHIDLTTSNHGSNANNAVPTPNLAQSATSSPGQVTFNACPCCNGPLHENQKDPVTGQPFETIPEMEFYGRIAQYRMNRRAEMQGILQQAAEGKLPMPRWANMPDPKSGLPIKDNIIRMGDECERDFKKLQGNRSPPWPG